The Mesorhizobium sp. NBSH29 genome has a segment encoding these proteins:
- a CDS encoding ABC transporter permease produces the protein MDFIQTTLSSFISLVPVTLAQSFILAFVVLGIMIPFRVLNFPDLTSEGAFPLGGSVCGVLLAAGASPVLAIAVALVAGFLAGCCTAFIHLRFRIHTLLAGILMMTMLYSINLRIMGKSNLSVFGEATVFEWISFVQAGSPYGKIIIAGLFGLGVFLLLRLFLNTEQGTAVRAVGANPDMAEAQGIGVWAATIGGVGLASAFSATGGALMVQSQGFADVNMGIGILINGLAALMIGEAIIGKQTVTRQLAAPFVGAVVYYQLVSFCLAAGMPPPDLKLATGLFVLAMLALPNLRRGGAPMARETMRE, from the coding sequence ATGGATTTCATTCAGACCACTTTGTCGAGCTTCATCTCGCTCGTGCCTGTCACGCTGGCGCAAAGCTTTATTTTGGCTTTCGTCGTGCTTGGCATCATGATCCCGTTTCGGGTTCTCAATTTTCCGGATTTGACCAGTGAAGGCGCGTTTCCACTTGGTGGCAGCGTGTGCGGTGTGCTTCTGGCCGCCGGTGCTTCGCCGGTTCTGGCCATTGCGGTGGCGCTGGTGGCAGGGTTTCTGGCAGGCTGTTGCACCGCCTTTATCCATTTGCGGTTTCGCATCCACACGCTGTTAGCAGGCATTTTGATGATGACGATGCTGTACAGCATCAATTTGCGCATCATGGGAAAATCCAACCTTTCGGTATTTGGCGAGGCCACCGTATTTGAGTGGATCAGCTTTGTTCAGGCTGGTTCGCCCTATGGCAAGATCATCATTGCAGGGCTGTTTGGGCTTGGCGTGTTTTTGCTTTTGCGCTTGTTCCTGAACACCGAGCAAGGCACTGCCGTGCGCGCTGTTGGCGCAAACCCTGACATGGCGGAAGCACAGGGCATCGGCGTTTGGGCTGCCACGATTGGCGGCGTCGGGCTTGCCAGCGCATTTTCTGCCACAGGCGGAGCCTTGATGGTGCAATCGCAAGGTTTTGCCGATGTGAATATGGGCATTGGCATTCTTATTAACGGGCTTGCGGCGCTGATGATCGGCGAGGCCATTATTGGCAAGCAGACCGTAACGCGGCAGCTGGCAGCACCCTTTGTGGGCGCTGTGGTGTATTACCAGCTTGTCTCATTTTGCTTGGCAGCCGGTATGCCACCGCCCGATCTTAAACTTGCAACCGGGCTTTTCGTGCTTGCCATGCTGGCTTTGCCAAACCTGCGGCGCGGTGGCGCGCCGATGGCACGCGAGACGATGCGCGAATAA
- a CDS encoding ABC transporter ATP-binding protein — MLEIKQARKVFYAGQADEKTALNGLNLTLETGEFAIVIGSNGAGKSSMLNAVSGALALDTGSILINGDDVTSLPVHKRAARIARVFQDPMKGTAASMTVAENMLLADLRGKRRTLRRGLNATRIATYRERLAILGLGLENRLDTRVELLSGGQRQSLSLIMAVSNEPDLLLLDEHTAALDPRTADIVMGATVRAVEAFKLTTLMVTHNMQHAIDFGSSVIMLDAGALRLRIAGPEKENLSVVDLIGHFSVKTDRLLLAS; from the coding sequence ATGCTTGAAATCAAACAGGCCCGGAAGGTATTTTATGCCGGGCAGGCCGACGAGAAGACGGCGCTTAACGGGCTTAACCTGACGCTTGAGACGGGCGAATTCGCGATCGTCATCGGCTCCAATGGCGCTGGCAAGAGCAGTATGCTGAATGCCGTATCTGGCGCATTGGCGCTTGATACGGGCAGTATTTTGATCAATGGCGATGATGTGACTTCCCTGCCCGTGCACAAGCGGGCAGCACGTATTGCGCGTGTGTTTCAAGACCCGATGAAGGGCACCGCCGCCAGTATGACGGTCGCCGAAAACATGCTTTTGGCAGACCTTCGCGGCAAGCGCAGAACTTTGCGCCGCGGCCTGAATGCGACGCGAATTGCCACATACCGCGAACGCCTGGCAATTCTGGGCCTTGGTCTGGAAAACCGGCTGGACACCCGTGTTGAGCTGCTATCGGGCGGACAGCGACAATCGCTCTCGCTCATCATGGCGGTGAGCAATGAGCCTGACCTTTTGCTTCTGGATGAGCATACCGCCGCGCTTGATCCGCGCACCGCCGATATTGTGATGGGCGCGACAGTGCGCGCGGTTGAGGCCTTCAAGCTCACCACGCTGATGGTCACGCATAATATGCAACATGCGATCGATTTCGGGAGTTCGGTGATTATGCTGGATGCCGGGGCTCTGCGCTTGCGCATTGCCGGGCCAGAGAAAGAAAACCTCAGCGTGGTTGATCTTATCGGACATTTCTCGGTCAAAACCGACCGTCTGCTACTGGCAAGCTAG
- a CDS encoding ABC transporter substrate-binding protein: MGLLGTGLKLGVVLAATLIGAASAYAEPVKVGIANFGEHPQLNAAIAGFKKALAENGFEEGKDIVYSESHTNFDASLVPQMIAKLQAENSKLIFTVTTPVSQIAKKALAGSGIPVVFSAVTDPVAANLVPSWDTGDEGMTGATDLQDMKAVMEFTKKLFPNAKRFGVAYNPGEANDVALVAKINEAGPDAGFEIVEVGIDNINDIQQRVSLLAGKVDVIYGPASNLIQPAIAAVAAAARQTKIPVVNADDSAVRSGVVPASFAVNYTQVGLKAGAIAAEILKGKDPKTIPPYRPLYEDHAPLISKKAMAAFGFEIPESFADCDCIVE, encoded by the coding sequence ATGGGTCTTTTAGGAACCGGGCTAAAGCTCGGCGTCGTTCTGGCGGCCACCTTGATTGGGGCAGCCAGCGCATATGCAGAACCTGTGAAGGTTGGCATTGCCAATTTTGGCGAACATCCACAACTCAATGCAGCCATTGCCGGGTTTAAAAAAGCTTTGGCTGAAAATGGCTTCGAGGAAGGCAAGGATATTGTCTATTCCGAGAGCCACACAAATTTTGATGCTTCGCTGGTGCCGCAGATGATTGCCAAGCTTCAGGCCGAAAATTCGAAGCTGATTTTCACCGTTACCACGCCTGTTTCGCAAATTGCCAAAAAGGCGCTTGCCGGCTCTGGCATTCCTGTTGTGTTTTCAGCCGTGACCGACCCGGTCGCTGCCAATCTTGTTCCTTCATGGGACACTGGTGATGAGGGTATGACCGGCGCGACCGATCTTCAGGATATGAAAGCAGTGATGGAGTTTACCAAGAAGCTGTTCCCGAACGCCAAGCGCTTTGGCGTTGCCTATAATCCAGGCGAGGCCAACGATGTTGCACTGGTAGCAAAGATCAACGAAGCAGGCCCCGATGCCGGTTTCGAGATCGTGGAAGTCGGCATCGACAATATCAACGACATCCAGCAGCGCGTTTCGCTTCTGGCTGGCAAGGTCGATGTGATCTACGGCCCTGCATCAAACCTCATTCAGCCAGCGATTGCGGCAGTGGCTGCGGCAGCGCGCCAGACCAAAATTCCGGTGGTGAATGCTGATGACAGCGCGGTGCGCAGCGGTGTTGTGCCAGCGAGCTTTGCGGTCAATTACACTCAAGTAGGCCTGAAGGCTGGCGCTATTGCTGCGGAAATTCTAAAAGGCAAAGACCCAAAGACAATCCCGCCCTACCGCCCTCTCTATGAGGACCATGCGCCTTTGATTTCCAAAAAGGCCATGGCGGCATTTGGCTTTGAAATTCCAGAATCCTTTGCCGATTGCGATTGCATCGTCGAGTAA
- a CDS encoding YciI family protein — protein sequence MKYVILCYDEQAVTQALSPEDDAAMMSRLFAVQKKMADKGKLGPVAKLKPTNTARTLPKGAGAMVVDGPFAETKEQLLGFYLVDCEDEDEAFEFVRELSAAKTHGTGSYEVRPIELFLPAPPAA from the coding sequence ATGAAATACGTCATCCTTTGCTATGACGAGCAGGCTGTCACCCAGGCGCTGTCCCCGGAAGATGATGCGGCCATGATGAGCAGGCTTTTTGCGGTCCAGAAGAAGATGGCCGACAAGGGCAAGCTCGGCCCCGTCGCCAAGCTGAAGCCAACCAACACCGCCAGGACGCTACCCAAGGGCGCCGGCGCCATGGTGGTCGACGGACCCTTTGCCGAGACCAAGGAACAGCTTCTGGGCTTCTACCTCGTCGATTGCGAAGATGAAGATGAAGCCTTTGAATTCGTTCGTGAACTTTCTGCCGCCAAGACACACGGGACCGGCTCCTATGAGGTCAGGCCGATCGAACTGTTCCTGCCCGCCCCGCCTGCTGCGTGA